In Paenibacillus kyungheensis, the following are encoded in one genomic region:
- the radC gene encoding RadC family protein produces MEAPQYLLRDVPLEERPRERMMNYGAEALSHAELLAILLRTGTKDESVMHLANRIMRQVGSIRQLVDLSIEELTEIKGIGTAKAIQIKAGIELGRRITRTGKEEVKAIRSPRDAADLLIEQLRYLQKEHFVCLFLNTKNHIISQETLSMGSLNASIVHPREVFRAAIKCSSASVIFAHNHPSGDPTPSPEDVALTKRLVDAGKIIGIEVLDHLVIGDMKFVSLKEQGLM; encoded by the coding sequence ATGGAGGCGCCACAGTACCTTTTACGTGATGTTCCACTGGAAGAAAGACCCCGGGAACGGATGATGAATTACGGTGCAGAGGCGCTTAGTCATGCAGAATTACTAGCGATTTTACTGCGCACAGGCACAAAAGATGAATCGGTGATGCATTTAGCGAACCGAATTATGCGTCAAGTAGGCAGTATCCGGCAACTGGTTGATCTCAGTATTGAAGAATTAACAGAGATCAAAGGAATCGGAACAGCCAAAGCAATCCAGATCAAAGCGGGGATCGAGTTAGGTAGACGTATTACCCGTACTGGTAAAGAAGAAGTCAAAGCTATTCGCAGTCCGCGTGATGCGGCTGATTTATTGATTGAACAATTACGATATCTTCAAAAAGAACATTTTGTATGTCTGTTTCTAAACACGAAGAATCATATTATTTCCCAGGAAACATTGTCGATGGGTAGTTTAAATGCGTCTATTGTTCATCCACGTGAAGTTTTTCGAGCAGCGATCAAATGTAGTAGTGCATCTGTTATTTTTGCACATAATCATCCTAGTGGTGATCCTACACCAAGCCCGGAAGATGTAGCATTAACCAAACGGCTTGTAGATGCAGGCAAAATTATTGGAATTGAAGTACTGGATCACCTTGTGATTGGTGATATGAAATTCGTAAGTTTGAAGGAACAGGGCTTAATGTAA
- a CDS encoding Maf family protein gives MNRESTRRLILASASPRRKELMTSLQLEFEVLPSDTDESVPEDWSPEQVVKELALRKATAVQHHYTTEVADSIIIGSDTIVVLDKRIFGKPRDYDEAVAMLDALQGRSHYVYTSVACIDTSTGVTRVEYRRTLVHMKPLTPSKIQSYVLSGEPADKAGAYAIQGLGSTLIDKIEGCYFTVVGLPVSLLSDMLEQFGVQII, from the coding sequence ATGAACAGAGAATCAACACGCCGTCTCATTTTGGCGTCCGCTTCTCCAAGGAGAAAGGAATTAATGACCTCTTTACAACTGGAATTTGAAGTGTTACCCAGTGATACAGACGAATCGGTGCCTGAAGACTGGTCACCAGAGCAAGTCGTCAAAGAGCTTGCACTGCGCAAAGCTACTGCTGTTCAACATCATTATACAACCGAGGTAGCAGATAGCATTATTATAGGCAGCGATACAATCGTTGTTTTGGATAAACGTATATTTGGTAAGCCTCGTGATTATGATGAAGCTGTAGCGATGTTAGATGCTTTGCAAGGAAGAAGTCATTATGTCTACACAAGTGTAGCTTGTATTGATACTTCTACTGGCGTAACTCGTGTGGAATACCGGCGAACTCTTGTACATATGAAGCCGCTCACCCCTTCCAAAATTCAATCATACGTACTTAGCGGTGAACCTGCTGACAAAGCTGGAGCTTATGCTATTCAAGGTCTAGGTTCGACGTTGATCGATAAAATAGAAGGCTGTTATTTTACAGTCGTCGGATTGCCTGTATCACTTTTGAGCGATATGTTGGAACAATTTGGTGTGCAGATTATTTGA
- a CDS encoding DUF4321 domain-containing protein, which produces MKKNAGMLILFLLLGWFIGTWVATLLEPVAMVSFLTRSTTIDWEPSANLDMIRYHLEIHFKVSLLSLIGIVASIWAYRKL; this is translated from the coding sequence ATGAAAAAGAATGCAGGTATGCTTATTTTATTTTTATTGCTAGGCTGGTTTATTGGCACATGGGTAGCCACTTTACTTGAACCTGTAGCGATGGTATCTTTTCTCACGCGATCGACAACGATTGATTGGGAGCCTAGCGCTAATTTAGACATGATTCGTTATCATCTCGAGATTCATTTCAAAGTGAGTCTACTTAGTTTGATCGGTATTGTTGCTAGTATTTGGGCATATCGCAAACTGTAA
- the murC gene encoding UDP-N-acetylmuramate--L-alanine ligase, whose product MNKTEHVHFIGIGGYGMSAIARVMLEMGYKVTGSDMAMSALAAKLQQKGAVIHIGHATEQVHGADLVVYSTALSDDNAEWVEAKRLDIPVIHRSEMLARLLNERKGVAVAGAHGKTTTSSMIALVMEECDTDPTYIIGGEIVNLGTNAKAGKGDYVVAEADESDGTFLQYHPAIAVVTNIEADHLENYDGDFANLKAAYVQFLSQLQAGGKAIVCGDDENIREIIPNIEGTTITYGVETQNDYTATDIQPGDRKISFTMQYQGADLGRIELSVPGLHNVYNAMATVISCLEAGISFTAIAAAIVQFHGAKRRFQVVGDARDILIVDDYAHHPTEIEATIVAAQATGKRVIAVFQPQRYSRTFFLLDAFSRAFTGADEVIIADIYSPAGEKQIEGINSARLVELIKQNSNAGARYIAQKEDIIADLSTRIQPGDLVITMGAGDIWKVAEALAADLQATEKIE is encoded by the coding sequence ATGAATAAGACAGAACATGTACATTTTATCGGGATTGGTGGGTACGGTATGAGTGCCATCGCCCGTGTTATGCTTGAAATGGGATACAAAGTAACAGGTTCCGATATGGCAATGAGCGCGTTAGCAGCGAAATTGCAACAAAAAGGAGCAGTCATTCATATAGGTCATGCGACAGAACAAGTTCATGGTGCTGATCTGGTAGTCTATTCTACTGCACTATCTGATGACAATGCAGAATGGGTAGAAGCGAAGCGTCTTGATATTCCAGTGATTCATCGTTCTGAAATGTTAGCAAGATTGCTTAATGAACGTAAAGGTGTAGCTGTAGCAGGTGCTCATGGCAAAACAACTACTTCTTCAATGATTGCACTGGTGATGGAAGAATGTGATACCGATCCAACGTATATTATCGGTGGAGAAATCGTTAATCTGGGTACCAACGCCAAAGCAGGTAAAGGCGACTATGTAGTTGCAGAAGCCGATGAAAGTGACGGTACTTTTTTACAATATCATCCTGCTATCGCTGTAGTAACTAATATTGAAGCCGATCATCTTGAAAATTATGATGGTGACTTTGCTAATCTCAAAGCAGCCTACGTGCAATTTTTAAGTCAATTACAAGCGGGTGGTAAAGCTATCGTTTGTGGTGATGATGAAAATATTCGCGAAATTATACCGAATATCGAAGGCACAACGATAACTTACGGTGTAGAAACGCAAAATGATTATACAGCGACAGATATTCAACCCGGTGATCGTAAAATTTCCTTTACTATGCAATATCAAGGAGCAGATTTGGGTCGGATTGAATTATCTGTGCCAGGACTGCATAATGTATATAATGCGATGGCAACTGTAATTTCTTGTTTGGAAGCAGGAATTTCATTTACAGCGATTGCAGCAGCGATCGTTCAATTCCATGGCGCCAAGCGTCGTTTTCAAGTGGTCGGTGATGCTAGAGACATTTTGATCGTCGATGATTATGCTCATCATCCTACTGAAATCGAAGCGACGATTGTGGCAGCTCAAGCAACAGGCAAACGTGTGATTGCTGTTTTCCAACCGCAACGTTATTCACGCACCTTCTTTTTGTTAGATGCTTTTAGCCGTGCTTTTACAGGAGCTGACGAAGTGATTATTGCTGATATCTATTCACCAGCAGGAGAAAAGCAGATTGAAGGTATTAACTCTGCACGTCTGGTTGAACTGATTAAGCAAAATAGTAATGCGGGTGCGCGTTATATCGCACAAAAAGAAGATATTATTGCAGACTTATCTACTCGTATTCAACCCGGCGATCTTGTTATCACTATGGGTGCAGGCGATATATGGAAAGTCGCAGAAGCACTTGCTGCTGATTTGCAAGCCACGGAGAAAATAGAGTAA
- a CDS encoding bifunctional folylpolyglutamate synthase/dihydrofolate synthase → MEHGTSEGHQAPFHTYEQAVEWINSLIPFGIRPGLSRIEGLMELLSNPHRKLKFVHVAGTNGKGSTCAFLTSVLIQCGYDVGTFTSPYITKFTNRFQYNGIDIPEETLCRLANRLYPLVEQMATTDLGSPTMFEVSTALAILYFAEECYPDVVIWETGLGGRMDVTNIVHPILSVITNVGYDHTDILGDTLEQIASEKAGIIKPGVPVVSSVDQPEVIEVLRAKAAACKSTLYLAGEQYTAERRSGDEAEQTFRYKGLFREIDITISMQGEHQCTNAGVAMMALEVLRQYSAFVLDDELLLKGFRHTFWAGRLEKMPGEPTIVLDGAHNPEGAAMLVKSIPQTYHYKKLHMLVGMLENKHHEPVFRHLLSIADTIILTEPDFRRKMDADQLAQLVIRLQQEMNRTEVNVIVERDWRQGIQLLQSRTEREDLGVVTGTLYLISDVRATLLHQTDSEKGW, encoded by the coding sequence ATGGAACATGGAACATCAGAGGGGCATCAAGCCCCTTTTCACACTTATGAGCAAGCTGTTGAATGGATAAATAGTCTGATTCCTTTTGGGATTCGTCCGGGGTTATCTCGTATTGAAGGTCTGATGGAGTTATTGAGTAACCCGCATCGTAAGCTTAAATTTGTACATGTTGCAGGGACGAATGGTAAAGGAAGCACGTGTGCTTTTTTAACAAGTGTTTTGATACAGTGCGGCTATGATGTCGGTACATTTACATCGCCGTATATCACCAAATTCACCAATCGTTTTCAATATAACGGTATAGATATTCCAGAAGAGACATTGTGTCGCTTAGCTAATCGTCTATATCCTTTAGTGGAGCAAATGGCAACAACAGATTTGGGATCACCAACGATGTTTGAAGTATCAACAGCACTTGCCATTTTGTACTTTGCTGAAGAATGTTATCCTGATGTGGTGATCTGGGAAACAGGTCTTGGTGGACGAATGGATGTAACCAATATTGTTCATCCGATATTGTCGGTCATTACAAATGTAGGCTATGATCACACTGATATTCTAGGAGATACATTAGAGCAGATTGCTAGTGAAAAAGCCGGTATTATCAAGCCGGGCGTACCTGTAGTGAGCAGTGTAGATCAACCGGAAGTGATCGAAGTGCTTCGTGCTAAAGCAGCAGCTTGCAAATCAACGCTTTATTTAGCAGGTGAACAATACACAGCAGAACGTCGATCTGGCGATGAAGCTGAGCAAACGTTCCGTTACAAAGGTCTTTTTCGTGAAATCGATATTACGATCTCTATGCAAGGAGAACATCAATGTACCAATGCAGGTGTAGCGATGATGGCGTTAGAAGTACTGCGTCAATATTCAGCTTTTGTATTGGATGATGAGCTGTTGCTGAAGGGATTTAGACATACTTTTTGGGCAGGACGCTTAGAGAAGATGCCTGGCGAGCCAACGATTGTACTGGATGGAGCACATAATCCTGAAGGAGCAGCAATGCTTGTCAAAAGTATACCGCAGACTTATCATTACAAGAAGCTTCATATGCTTGTCGGCATGTTAGAAAACAAGCATCATGAACCTGTATTTAGACATCTATTATCAATTGCAGATACAATTATTTTGACAGAACCCGATTTTCGACGCAAAATGGATGCAGATCAATTGGCACAATTAGTGATCAGATTACAACAAGAAATGAACAGAACAGAAGTCAATGTTATAGTGGAGCGTGACTGGCGGCAAGGTATTCAGTTGCTTCAATCACGAACAGAACGGGAAGATCTAGGGGTCGTAACCGGAACACTGTATTTAATTTCGGATGTAAGAGCGACTCTTTTGCATCAAACCGATTCTGAAAAGGGCTGGTGA